From the genome of Gemmatimonadota bacterium, one region includes:
- the map gene encoding type I methionyl aminopeptidase has protein sequence MGIILKTEKQIETIRRSGQAATATLQRMGESVRPGISTSELDRIARRMIRDFGGTSSFLGYRPSYHPPFPATICASINDEIVHGIPSPRRKVDDGDILSLDFAMIIDGYHGDTAFTFPVGRVSPEAQRLMDVTRASVFKGIEEAKPGNRIGDIGHAVQQYAESHGYSVVRDLCGHGIGRSLWEEPQVPNHGRPQRGIRLKPGMVIAIEPMVCAGAHRIRVLDDEWTTSTADGRLSAHFEHTVAILSDGPEILTENTDLWGSNGLPG, from the coding sequence ATGGGAATCATTCTCAAGACCGAAAAACAGATCGAAACCATCCGCCGCAGCGGCCAGGCCGCGACCGCGACGCTGCAGCGCATGGGAGAATCCGTCAGGCCGGGCATCTCGACCTCCGAGCTGGACCGGATCGCCCGCAGAATGATCCGGGATTTCGGGGGCACCTCCTCTTTCCTGGGGTACCGGCCCAGCTACCACCCGCCCTTTCCCGCCACGATCTGCGCGTCCATCAACGACGAGATCGTGCACGGCATCCCCAGTCCGCGGCGCAAAGTCGACGATGGGGACATCCTCAGTCTCGATTTCGCCATGATCATCGACGGGTACCACGGCGATACGGCCTTCACCTTCCCCGTGGGCCGTGTTTCACCGGAGGCGCAGAGGCTGATGGACGTCACGCGTGCGTCGGTATTCAAGGGGATCGAGGAAGCGAAGCCGGGAAACCGCATCGGCGACATCGGGCACGCGGTGCAGCAATACGCGGAATCTCACGGATACTCGGTGGTGCGGGACCTGTGCGGCCACGGGATCGGCCGCAGTCTCTGGGAGGAACCGCAGGTCCCCAATCACGGCAGGCCGCAACGCGGCATCCGGCTCAAACCGGGCATGGTCATCGCCATCGAACCCATGGTGTGCGCGGGCGCGCACCGGATCCGGGTCCTCGACGACGAATGGACGACCTCCACCGCCGACGGACGGCTGTCCGCCCATTTCGAACACACGGTAGCAATCCTGTCCGACGGTCCCGAGATCCTGACGGAAAACACCGATCTCTGGGGATCGAACGGCCTGCCGGGGTGA
- a CDS encoding GNAT family N-acetyltransferase: MAEQANLRLIDPVRDTAAIAEMWNESDGEWPGTWNSGVPTTARDIRDWHEKLEYTAVFVWAEGEKIGGYCSLVYDKDDSEALYLALLNVSPRFQGRSIGRRLLVRSVEMAIEDKKYHLDLDTWSGNVKAMAPYKRTGFFWDAGGWPIMRNYMPAILEMPCTRYYFDRHDWYASLQRRIDQRPDDETWEGLRVFTYRFMAGGTPSSGGGAGSGADEAGPAADREELTVRVDREARHVTAVETAELSAWATVDDIEPVRGGQTVLRWKLENRKDVPAAVALTAKETGDLSIDYHCRKTLGPGETVTLEAPVSVSAEAKSVDLKKTAPRVRTGIRWDDLPIDLATGIRPRVEMSFSIDPGEITLAPGAPRPVRVTLHSQLAEDKEAQVRVTASDGLSVDRSARSVAVPARGYGGFETVLEADRPGVFELTLSGRLEREGGPVDLADAKHAVFALAPGGMLYHQDGAIRFENEIFRASLEAEGGQLKISDRSTGRYLGTEGGRPIPPKWPSEYSESDFKLKAEEVGHGVVLTATYAPRKAPGLVFSRIIRLNAGPVITVEHTLENTGFDPRTSRLYQFVTNGGTDQATLALPLREGILTTRCSDRPAPDDHDFKTGDPYAETWGAFEMPHGTMGVLWPDGSEEVEWNGFEFQSVSVETTCAPQSRVSFGAMTLRVGDGGWQGVRWLWRRIRGEPVGEVEPAPRILDEFEASTDPSVAVVSGDETDLRFRIAQWKSRKASGTVSFVMPDGWRCDPPWVSFSEIDWRQPFEGSVRLSTSRPPGVYTGRMVLDSGERGAEVELPLVRLTDGSAVEIDEIESGSHIESGNHNESGGHVESGGHRVYTIRNQRLEIDVAPSFLGSVCAIRDAGGECNHLASAFPEPRAFGWSYPWYGGLQPEIVLDRLSWTESLEDETFTAEPVSYRARGLEWTGLRQRAALSKEASRGLILELDTLTLGGGPVIKLVWRLLNESDAHRRLRGGWHLFLKPDGEMDDTVLFSADSEQKRRPWYVEQDGGHWAAAANPRTGRTFVLVSPGNGVRMDSWGDAGGHLKLMRSHEVAAHGVSEETAYLVLAGSREEARRYAVLKDLR; the protein is encoded by the coding sequence ATGGCGGAACAAGCCAATCTGCGACTGATCGACCCGGTGCGGGATACCGCCGCGATCGCCGAGATGTGGAACGAAAGCGACGGCGAATGGCCCGGCACCTGGAACAGCGGCGTGCCCACGACGGCGCGGGACATCCGGGACTGGCACGAAAAGTTGGAATACACCGCGGTCTTCGTCTGGGCCGAAGGGGAGAAGATCGGCGGATACTGTTCCCTGGTATACGACAAGGACGACAGCGAGGCCCTCTACCTCGCACTGTTGAACGTCTCACCGCGCTTCCAGGGAAGAAGCATCGGCCGGCGATTGCTCGTTCGCTCGGTGGAGATGGCCATCGAGGACAAGAAGTACCACCTCGACCTAGATACCTGGTCGGGTAACGTGAAGGCGATGGCGCCCTACAAGCGGACGGGTTTCTTCTGGGACGCCGGCGGCTGGCCGATCATGCGCAACTACATGCCCGCCATCCTCGAGATGCCCTGTACGCGGTACTACTTCGACAGGCACGATTGGTACGCGTCGCTGCAGCGGCGGATCGACCAGCGTCCTGACGATGAAACCTGGGAAGGACTGCGGGTGTTTACCTACCGGTTTATGGCCGGGGGGACGCCGTCATCCGGTGGCGGCGCCGGGTCCGGCGCGGATGAAGCCGGTCCTGCCGCAGACCGGGAGGAATTGACGGTACGGGTGGACCGCGAAGCCCGGCACGTGACCGCGGTGGAGACGGCAGAACTGTCCGCCTGGGCAACGGTGGACGACATCGAGCCGGTACGGGGCGGGCAGACGGTTCTTCGGTGGAAACTGGAGAACCGGAAGGACGTTCCGGCCGCCGTCGCGTTGACGGCGAAAGAGACAGGCGATTTGTCCATCGACTACCACTGCCGGAAGACGTTGGGCCCCGGCGAGACGGTCACCCTCGAGGCGCCGGTGAGCGTGTCGGCCGAAGCCAAGTCCGTGGACCTGAAGAAGACCGCGCCGAGGGTGCGCACCGGCATACGTTGGGACGATTTGCCCATCGACCTCGCCACAGGTATCCGGCCGCGGGTCGAGATGTCCTTTTCCATCGATCCCGGGGAGATCACCCTGGCGCCCGGCGCGCCGCGACCGGTGCGCGTAACCCTGCACAGCCAGTTGGCCGAAGACAAGGAAGCGCAGGTCCGCGTCACGGCATCGGACGGCCTCTCGGTGGACCGCAGCGCGCGATCCGTCGCGGTGCCCGCCCGGGGATACGGAGGATTCGAAACAGTCCTCGAGGCGGACCGACCGGGCGTGTTCGAACTGACCCTGTCGGGCCGCCTGGAACGGGAGGGCGGACCGGTCGACCTGGCGGATGCGAAACACGCCGTCTTCGCTTTGGCACCGGGCGGGATGTTGTACCACCAGGACGGCGCGATACGGTTCGAGAACGAAATCTTCCGGGCAAGCTTGGAGGCCGAGGGCGGCCAGCTGAAGATCAGCGACCGGTCCACCGGGAGGTACCTGGGAACGGAAGGCGGGCGTCCCATACCGCCGAAGTGGCCCAGCGAATACAGCGAGTCGGACTTCAAGCTGAAAGCCGAAGAGGTCGGGCACGGCGTGGTCCTCACGGCAACCTATGCACCCCGGAAGGCCCCCGGCCTCGTATTCAGCCGGATCATTCGGTTGAACGCCGGACCGGTCATTACCGTGGAGCACACGCTGGAGAATACCGGCTTCGACCCCCGCACCTCCCGCCTCTACCAGTTCGTCACGAACGGAGGCACGGACCAGGCGACGCTGGCGCTGCCGCTCCGGGAAGGGATACTCACAACCCGTTGCAGCGACCGGCCCGCGCCGGACGACCACGACTTCAAGACCGGCGACCCCTACGCGGAAACGTGGGGCGCCTTCGAAATGCCCCACGGAACGATGGGGGTCCTGTGGCCCGACGGTTCGGAAGAGGTCGAATGGAACGGTTTTGAATTCCAGTCGGTGAGCGTGGAGACGACCTGTGCGCCCCAGTCCCGCGTCTCCTTCGGCGCAATGACGCTGCGCGTCGGAGACGGTGGCTGGCAAGGCGTGCGCTGGCTGTGGCGGCGTATCCGGGGGGAACCGGTCGGAGAAGTCGAGCCCGCTCCGCGGATCCTGGACGAATTCGAAGCATCGACCGATCCGTCCGTCGCCGTGGTAAGCGGGGACGAGACCGACCTCCGATTCCGGATTGCGCAGTGGAAGTCCCGGAAGGCCAGCGGGACCGTTTCATTCGTCATGCCGGACGGGTGGCGGTGCGACCCGCCGTGGGTTTCGTTCTCCGAGATCGACTGGCGGCAACCCTTCGAGGGCTCGGTGCGGCTTTCCACGTCGCGGCCGCCCGGCGTCTACACCGGTCGCATGGTGCTGGACAGCGGGGAGCGCGGCGCGGAGGTCGAGCTTCCCCTCGTCCGGCTGACGGACGGATCGGCCGTGGAAATCGACGAGATCGAATCCGGGAGCCACATCGAATCCGGGAACCACAACGAATCCGGGGGACATGTCGAATCCGGTGGGCACAGGGTGTATACCATTCGTAACCAGCGGCTCGAAATCGACGTCGCCCCCTCCTTCCTCGGATCCGTGTGCGCCATCCGGGATGCCGGCGGCGAATGCAACCACCTGGCTTCCGCCTTCCCCGAACCCAGGGCCTTCGGATGGAGCTACCCCTGGTATGGCGGGTTGCAGCCCGAGATCGTGCTGGACCGCCTGTCCTGGACGGAATCCCTCGAGGACGAGACATTCACCGCGGAGCCCGTCTCCTATCGTGCCCGGGGTCTCGAATGGACGGGCCTGCGACAACGGGCGGCCTTATCCAAAGAGGCGTCCCGCGGCCTGATCCTGGAACTCGATACCCTGACCCTGGGGGGTGGACCGGTAATCAAACTGGTATGGAGGCTGCTGAACGAGAGCGACGCGCACCGGCGGCTGAGGGGCGGATGGCATCTGTTCCTGAAGCCCGACGGCGAGATGGACGACACCGTCCTCTTTTCGGCGGACAGCGAGCAGAAACGGCGCCCGTGGTATGTCGAACAGGATGGTGGACACTGGGCCGCCGCCGCCAACCCGCGCACCGGGCGGACCTTCGTGCTCGTTTCGCCGGGGAACGGCGTCCGGATGGACAGCTGGGGCGACGCCGGGGGCCACCTGAAGCTCATGCGGAGTCACGAAGTGGCCGCCCATGGAGTCAGCGAGGAAACGGCTTACCTGGTCCTGGCCGGATCGAGAGAGGAAGCGCGGCGATACGCGGTGTTGAAAGACCTGCGATGA
- a CDS encoding sulfatase, producing MPGHHAKNIVFVFSDQHRWCSTGFGGSRQVRTPYMDRMADEGVVFDLAVSNIPVCTPWRAAFLTGQYPLTTGMFMNDVRLPTDRPTLATVLRAAGYDTAYIGKWHLDGPSRSGYTPPGPRRQGFDFWAVGNCTHDYMNSLYYRDSDAPLYWNGYDAEAQTSLAIEYLRARGRDREGDRSRNRASDRPFALVLSWGPPHNPYESVPGRYLDQYPPEEVEVRPNCPDPVRTDLAGYYAHITALDDQLARLGGFLEEQGLMDETVFVYTSDHGDMLGSQGRQRKQHPWDESIRVPFVMCCPEQAGKAGQAHAEQAGQAHAEQAGQVHAEQAGQVHAGLRIGTPFNVVDIMPTLLGLAGIEVPDTCEGRDHAPAVRGEAFTGNDAAYIMSIAPFSEYRGQPWRGIRTAGHTYVRNLDGPWLLYDNREDPCQLSNLAGQEEHAGLQCRLDGMLQQEMARRGDALLPAGHYLERFGYEVNEAGAIPYETAVPPPGRRGSPDHGGTT from the coding sequence ATGCCCGGACACCACGCTAAGAATATCGTGTTCGTGTTCAGCGATCAGCACCGATGGTGCAGCACCGGCTTCGGCGGCAGCCGCCAGGTGCGGACACCGTACATGGACCGCATGGCCGACGAGGGGGTCGTCTTCGACCTGGCGGTCTCCAACATCCCGGTCTGCACGCCCTGGCGGGCGGCCTTTCTGACCGGCCAATACCCGTTGACGACGGGCATGTTCATGAACGACGTGCGGCTTCCGACGGACCGGCCGACCCTGGCCACGGTCCTGCGCGCGGCGGGCTACGACACGGCCTACATCGGGAAATGGCATCTCGACGGTCCTTCCCGGAGCGGATACACGCCGCCCGGTCCACGCAGGCAGGGGTTCGATTTCTGGGCGGTGGGCAACTGTACCCACGACTACATGAACTCGCTGTACTATCGGGATTCGGACGCGCCGCTGTACTGGAACGGCTACGATGCGGAGGCGCAGACCTCCCTGGCCATAGAATACCTGCGCGCCCGGGGGCGTGACCGGGAGGGGGACCGGAGTCGGAACCGGGCGAGCGACCGGCCCTTCGCGCTGGTGCTGTCGTGGGGACCGCCGCATAATCCCTACGAATCCGTACCCGGCCGCTACCTTGACCAGTATCCGCCGGAAGAAGTGGAGGTGCGTCCCAACTGTCCCGATCCCGTCCGGACCGACCTGGCGGGTTACTACGCGCATATCACGGCCCTCGACGACCAGTTGGCGCGGCTCGGCGGCTTCCTCGAAGAACAGGGACTGATGGACGAAACGGTTTTCGTATATACTTCGGACCACGGCGACATGCTCGGGTCGCAGGGCCGGCAGCGCAAGCAGCACCCCTGGGACGAGTCCATCCGCGTCCCCTTCGTCATGTGTTGCCCGGAGCAGGCGGGCAAGGCGGGCCAGGCGCACGCGGAGCAGGCGGGCCAGGCGCACGCGGAGCAGGCGGGCCAGGTGCACGCGGAGCAGGCGGGCCAGGTGCACGCGGGGCTCCGGATCGGCACCCCCTTCAACGTGGTGGACATCATGCCGACGCTCCTCGGCCTGGCGGGCATCGAGGTCCCCGATACCTGCGAGGGCCGGGACCACGCCCCGGCGGTGCGGGGCGAGGCCTTTACGGGCAACGATGCCGCTTACATCATGAGCATCGCGCCCTTCTCGGAATACCGGGGCCAGCCCTGGCGGGGAATACGAACCGCCGGGCACACCTATGTGCGCAATCTCGACGGGCCCTGGCTGTTGTACGACAACCGGGAGGATCCCTGCCAGCTGTCCAACCTGGCCGGCCAGGAAGAACATGCCGGCCTGCAATGCCGCCTGGACGGCATGTTGCAGCAAGAGATGGCCCGACGGGGCGACGCGCTGCTTCCCGCCGGCCATTACCTGGAGCGGTTCGGATACGAAGTGAACGAAGCCGGGGCGATACCCTACGAGACGGCGGTTCCCCCGCCTGGTCGACGCGGTAGCCCGGACCATGGTGGGACCACTTGA
- a CDS encoding DUF4202 domain-containing protein, translated as MDHDRFTDAIERIDAANGADPESEEVDGRPMPKALLYGLRMSACLEDLAPGASEALRLAVRCQHIQRWKIPRGDFPVGRLGYRQWRTELAWYHAQTAGAILRDAGYDGALVERVQALVRKERFKADPEAQTLEDVACLVFLRHYLHEFAKKQSDEKLVDILAKTWKKMSPAGRDAVQKIDFTPALKSLLDRAVRAA; from the coding sequence ATGGACCATGATCGATTTACCGATGCCATAGAACGCATCGACGCCGCGAACGGCGCCGATCCGGAATCCGAAGAAGTCGACGGCCGGCCGATGCCGAAGGCGCTCCTGTACGGCTTGCGGATGTCGGCCTGCCTTGAAGACCTGGCGCCCGGCGCGTCGGAAGCGCTGCGGCTGGCCGTGCGCTGCCAGCACATCCAGCGGTGGAAGATACCCCGCGGCGATTTCCCCGTGGGCCGGCTCGGCTACCGGCAGTGGCGCACTGAACTGGCCTGGTACCATGCCCAGACCGCGGGCGCCATCCTGCGGGATGCCGGCTATGACGGCGCCCTGGTGGAGCGCGTGCAGGCACTCGTCCGGAAAGAGCGCTTCAAGGCCGACCCCGAGGCGCAGACCCTTGAGGACGTCGCCTGCCTGGTGTTTCTCCGGCACTATCTGCACGAGTTCGCGAAAAAGCAAAGTGACGAAAAACTGGTCGATATCCTGGCGAAGACCTGGAAGAAGATGTCGCCCGCGGGCCGGGACGCGGTGCAGAAAATAGACTTCACTCCCGCGTTGAAGTCGTTGCTGGACCGGGCGGTCCGGGCAGCATGA
- a CDS encoding PfkB family carbohydrate kinase translates to MRERGKKYDVVTWGEGFLCLTPRGRERFEQSGGFDAAVSGGALEAAVGLARLGLRTAWLSAVGDTPLGMKLVNKVREHGVDTRHVVRVPGGRTGLCYAETGSAPRPARYWYDMEGTAFRAAPPGTVDWAAARDTAVLHLDLTAPMLVDANAGRLQSALEYSRAADHPVSILLDVTEGARLDAAVGASVLGLVESAGVVMTTRRALETIWDFEGPLAAAADLARSRFDSKHVAVVEHRLTAEGAAVWASVAVSPSGETFEERSGEIRVVDTDGALGAFAAGFLLGCLEGCNRSAVQFGNAAAALSCSIPGPLNWFTRDDLEAQIEGTGSGLRR, encoded by the coding sequence ATGAGGGAGCGTGGAAAAAAGTATGACGTGGTGACCTGGGGCGAAGGTTTTCTTTGCCTTACCCCGAGGGGGCGGGAGCGGTTCGAGCAGTCCGGCGGTTTCGATGCGGCCGTGTCCGGCGGCGCGCTGGAGGCTGCAGTCGGTCTCGCAAGGCTTGGTCTGCGCACGGCCTGGCTTTCCGCCGTGGGCGACACGCCCCTGGGCATGAAGCTCGTCAATAAGGTCCGGGAGCACGGCGTGGACACCCGGCACGTGGTCCGCGTGCCCGGTGGCCGCACCGGGCTGTGCTACGCCGAGACGGGCAGCGCGCCCCGGCCGGCCCGGTACTGGTACGACATGGAGGGTACCGCTTTTCGTGCTGCCCCTCCCGGTACGGTGGACTGGGCCGCGGCCCGCGACACGGCCGTTCTTCACCTCGATCTCACGGCGCCCATGCTCGTCGACGCGAACGCCGGCCGGCTGCAATCCGCCCTTGAATACTCCAGGGCCGCGGACCACCCGGTCAGTATCCTGCTGGACGTTACGGAAGGGGCGCGTCTCGACGCCGCGGTCGGCGCGAGCGTGCTTGGCCTCGTGGAATCCGCGGGCGTCGTCATGACGACCCGAAGAGCCCTGGAGACGATCTGGGATTTCGAAGGTCCGCTGGCGGCGGCGGCCGACCTGGCGCGCAGCCGGTTCGATTCGAAGCACGTGGCGGTCGTGGAGCACCGCCTGACCGCCGAGGGGGCCGCGGTCTGGGCTTCCGTCGCGGTTTCCCCATCGGGAGAGACCTTCGAGGAGCGGTCGGGGGAGATCAGGGTGGTCGATACCGATGGAGCACTGGGCGCTTTCGCGGCGGGTTTTCTCCTCGGCTGCCTGGAGGGCTGCAACCGTTCCGCCGTGCAGTTCGGCAATGCCGCCGCCGCGCTTTCCTGTTCCATTCCCGGTCCGCTTAACTGGTTCACCCGGGACGACCTTGAAGCACAGATCGAGGGAACCGGATCGGGGCTCCGGCGTTAG
- the recO gene encoding DNA repair protein RecO, whose protein sequence is MAIRSSEAIVLNRIPLGDTSLLVTVYARAFGKVKLVARGARRPKSRMASSLQPLCVITVSYNHRENRELQHLSKVEAGPYFRRIGEDLTKVGYASAVCELVNRLVLGEEPGEQLFGLILRTLEAIDQLSADACEMLFWRFQIEFADVYGTGPEFTACLGCGECPEEASVRFSPSLGGILCRNCQAQDGEAMQLSLGTTRLLARVREMPLEHLPRLKPVGTSRREIQRVMRAFYLYQMDDGRELKSLKFLESIEEDGRERKP, encoded by the coding sequence ATGGCCATACGATCCTCGGAAGCCATCGTATTGAACCGAATCCCGCTGGGGGATACCAGCCTCCTGGTCACGGTCTACGCGCGGGCATTCGGAAAGGTGAAGCTCGTGGCCCGCGGGGCGCGGCGTCCGAAAAGCAGGATGGCGTCCTCGCTGCAACCGCTGTGCGTAATCACCGTATCGTACAACCATCGCGAGAACCGTGAACTGCAGCATCTTTCGAAGGTCGAGGCGGGACCGTACTTCAGGCGGATCGGGGAAGATCTCACGAAGGTGGGCTATGCCAGTGCTGTCTGTGAACTGGTGAACCGGCTCGTCCTCGGCGAAGAACCCGGTGAGCAACTCTTCGGACTGATCTTACGTACACTGGAAGCCATCGACCAGCTGTCCGCGGACGCATGCGAAATGCTGTTTTGGCGCTTTCAGATAGAATTTGCCGACGTCTACGGCACCGGTCCGGAGTTCACCGCCTGCCTGGGTTGCGGGGAGTGCCCGGAGGAAGCCTCGGTCCGATTCAGCCCGTCTCTGGGCGGGATCCTCTGCCGGAACTGCCAGGCGCAGGACGGCGAGGCCATGCAACTCTCCCTGGGTACCACCCGGTTGCTCGCCCGTGTGCGCGAAATGCCGCTGGAGCATCTGCCCCGGCTCAAACCCGTCGGGACGTCGCGCCGGGAGATCCAGCGTGTCATGCGCGCCTTCTACCTGTACCAGATGGACGACGGACGGGAGTTGAAGTCACTGAAATTCCTGGAGTCGATCGAGGAGGACGGACGGGAGCGCAAGCCATGA
- a CDS encoding septum formation initiator family protein translates to MADKGPFQSDDSAASDASAAPDPSRGFAAGRRRRSRKRTRLRWIVLGVIAVVFGYVYIGGSYGWYNMWKLREQRSRLQADLKELESRERVQIGELELLEGDAETDDRTRFELERRAREEHGMVREDELIYRFPAETDSAEADSVEADSTEARTSDPGR, encoded by the coding sequence ATGGCAGATAAGGGACCTTTCCAATCCGATGACTCGGCGGCGTCCGATGCTTCGGCGGCGCCCGATCCCTCGAGGGGGTTTGCGGCCGGCCGGCGCCGGCGGTCCAGGAAGCGGACCCGGCTGAGGTGGATCGTCCTCGGCGTGATCGCCGTCGTATTCGGCTACGTCTATATCGGCGGCAGTTACGGATGGTACAACATGTGGAAACTCAGGGAGCAGCGATCCCGGCTGCAGGCCGACCTGAAGGAACTGGAATCCAGGGAGCGCGTTCAGATCGGCGAACTGGAACTGCTGGAAGGCGATGCCGAGACGGACGACCGGACGCGCTTCGAGCTGGAGAGGCGTGCCCGGGAGGAACACGGCATGGTCCGGGAAGACGAGTTGATATACCGATTCCCCGCGGAAACGGATTCCGCCGAAGCGGATTCTGTCGAAGCGGATTCCACCGAAGCCAGGACGTCCGATCCCGGCCGCTGA
- the eno gene encoding phosphopyruvate hydratase encodes MTDIVSIRGREILDSRGNPTVEAEVQLSCGAFGRAIVPSGASTGAHEAHERRDGDGSRYLGKGVLGAVASVNGEIAEALRGRDGTDQTGVDRAMIELDGSANKDVVGANAILGVSLAVARAAAEAAGLPLYRYLGGDRARMLPVPMMNILNGGSHADNNVDLQEFMIMPVGASSFAEALRMGAEVFHSLKAVLLKNGYATSVGDEGGFAPNLSSNAEAVEMLMSGISDAGYEPGADVAIALDAAASEFHEQGIYRLEAESRPEKTAEELIEYYADLAGRYPVVSIEDGVAEDDWDGWKQLTDRLGDDVQLVGDDLFVTNTGRLSRGIRSGVANSILIKINQIGTLTETFEAIDMAQSSGYTAVISHRSGETEDTTIADISVAKSAGQIKTGSLCRSERTAKYNQLLRIEEELGEGARYAGRSILRRDA; translated from the coding sequence ATGACGGATATCGTTTCAATTCGAGGTCGAGAAATCCTGGACTCCAGGGGGAACCCCACGGTGGAGGCTGAGGTACAGCTTTCCTGTGGCGCCTTCGGGCGGGCGATCGTCCCATCGGGCGCTTCGACGGGCGCCCACGAGGCGCACGAGCGCCGAGACGGCGACGGTTCGCGCTATCTCGGCAAAGGCGTCCTCGGCGCCGTTGCCAGCGTCAACGGTGAAATCGCCGAGGCGCTGCGCGGCCGGGACGGGACCGACCAGACCGGGGTGGACCGCGCCATGATCGAACTCGACGGTTCGGCCAACAAGGACGTCGTCGGCGCCAACGCCATCCTCGGCGTGTCGCTGGCGGTGGCCCGCGCGGCGGCGGAGGCGGCCGGCCTGCCGTTGTACCGGTACCTCGGGGGCGACCGGGCCCGCATGCTCCCCGTTCCCATGATGAATATCCTCAACGGGGGATCCCACGCCGACAATAACGTCGACCTGCAGGAGTTCATGATCATGCCCGTAGGCGCTTCCTCCTTCGCCGAAGCGTTGCGCATGGGCGCCGAGGTCTTTCACAGCCTCAAGGCGGTGCTCCTGAAGAACGGGTACGCGACTTCCGTGGGCGACGAAGGCGGTTTCGCCCCGAACCTCTCTTCGAACGCGGAGGCCGTCGAAATGCTGATGTCGGGCATTTCCGACGCCGGTTACGAACCGGGCGCCGACGTGGCGATCGCCCTCGACGCGGCGGCCTCGGAGTTCCACGAACAGGGCATTTACCGGCTGGAAGCGGAATCCCGGCCGGAAAAGACCGCGGAGGAGTTGATCGAATACTACGCGGACCTGGCCGGCAGGTATCCCGTCGTTTCCATCGAAGACGGCGTGGCGGAGGACGACTGGGACGGATGGAAGCAGCTCACCGACCGGCTTGGCGATGACGTGCAGCTCGTCGGCGACGACCTCTTCGTGACCAACACCGGCCGGCTTTCCCGGGGCATCCGAAGCGGCGTCGCCAACAGCATTCTGATCAAGATCAACCAGATCGGCACACTGACGGAGACCTTCGAAGCCATCGACATGGCGCAGTCCTCGGGCTACACGGCGGTGATTTCCCACCGGTCCGGGGAGACGGAAGACACGACGATCGCGGACATCTCGGTGGCGAAATCGGCCGGTCAGATCAAGACCGGTTCCCTCTGTCGTTCCGAGCGGACCGCGAAGTACAACCAGCTGTTGCGTATCGAAGAAGAACTCGGCGAAGGGGCCCGGTACGCGGGCCGGTCCATCCTGCGCCGGGACGCATAG